The sequence below is a genomic window from Dyadobacter sp. CECT 9275.
CCTGAACCTGGGAGCTAACCACCAGAAGTTCTATTCCCGTACCACGGGCAATACAGGAAACGAGTTTATCGTGCCGAACTTATACGCCATCAACAATACACTGATCAATTCCTATGTTTTCAACCTGACGGAATCTTCCATCAATTCGGTGTACCTCTCGGGACAAGTTGGTTTTAAAGAGTATTTGTTTCTGGATTTTTCGGCAAGAAATGACTGGTCCTCCACCCTTTCGCCCAAAAACAATTCCTTTTTCTACCCTGCCGTCAGTGCGAGTTATGTGATCACTGACGCTTTTAATATTCAAAGTGATGTACTCAGCTTTTTAAAACTTCGGGCCTCGGTTGCACAGGCAGGTAGTTCGGGTTCTCCTTATCAGCTGACCGGTACCTACTCATTAGACCAGAATGCCCATGGAGGTGTTCCACTTGCGTCTTTTGCTTCTACCATCCCGGATCCTAACCTTAAAAACGAGCTCACAACTTCCGTAGAAGTGGGGGTCGAAGCACGTTTCTTTAAAAACCGGGCCGGGCTGTCGTTTGCCTTTTACAATGCTTCCACCAGAAATCAGATCCTGGATGTACCACTTCCTCCTTCCAGTACTTTTGCATCGCGCAGGATCAATGCCGGTGAAATCCGTAACCGCGGGGTAGAACTTACCCTGAACGGTACACCTGTAAAAACTGCCGACGGATTTACATGGGATGCCACTTTCAACTTTTCCCGTAACCGGAACCAGGTGATGTCTCTTGCGGACGGTGTGGATACCTATGTGCTCGGAACCGACCGCGGTGTGAACGTAGTGGCTGAACCCGGAAAAGCGTTTGGTACCCTTGTAGGAAATGGTTTTCAATGGCTGAGAGATGATGCCGGAAACCGCCTGATTGACCCGACGACCGGCCTGCCGCTCAAATCAAACTCCAAGTTTTTATATGAACTCGGGAATGCACTTCCCAACTGGATCGGCGGGTTTAACAACAGCTTCCGTTACAAGGGGATAGGCCTTTCAGGATTGATTGATATCAGCCAGGGGGGTAAAATCTACTCACAGAGTATGCGTGAAGAACTTGTTTATGGTACTATCAAGAAAACATTGCCAGGCCGCGACGGCTCTTACGTTGCCGAAGGTGTGGTAGCCTCCAAAGCTGATAACGGAACCTGGACGGGTACGGGACAGACCAATACAAAAGCAGTGCGTGCACAGGACTACTGGAACGTGGTTGCACCGGATAAGGACAATGTCATTCCCGAAGAAATGCTGAACGACGCCAGTTATGTCATTTTCAGGGAACTAACCCTCAACTACCAGTTGCCGTCAGCTCTGATCAGCCGGACGCCCTTTAAGAGTATCCGCGCCGGGATCTATGGACGTAACCTGTTTTATCTGCAGCGCAGAACGGAAGGATTTGCACCCGAAGCTTCGGCATTCAATGTGAACAATTCCTCGCTGGGTCTGGAATCAACGGCCTTACCGCTGCTTCGCTATTTTGGCGTGAGCTTAAATGTAGAATTGTAGTTTTCAAACCAGAAATGATTTAAGAGATGAAAAATATAATAAAATCCATCCTGCTGACCGGCACCGTTTGTCTGGTACAGGCATGTACCGGTGACTTTGAAAAGATCAATACACCTCCCACTTCTGTAACCACCATTGACCCGGGACTTATTCTTTCCAAGGTACAAAAAGATGCCGCTTTTTCGGAAGGGTACGAATATCCCAATAACCAGTATGGCTCGTGGATACAGCACTGGGCGGGCGGCGTTCTGATCAGCAGCTCCCGTTATATTGAACAGAGTGACAACGGCGCCTGGGAAAGCCATTACACCCTGCTTCGTAACATCAGCCAGATCAGGAGTTCCATCCTGAAAGGGAAAGAAAACGATCCTACTGGCAGAACCAAACTTGCAATTGCCAAGATTGTAGAGATCTCCGTGTGGCAGCGGCTCACTGATCTGTTCGGTGATGTGCCCTATTCGCAAACCGCTCTGGGATCGGATGATGTGAATACCAAACCTGTTTTTGATTCACAGGAATCCATTTACAAATCGTTGATAACCGAACTGGATGCGGCTATGTCACAACTCACAGCAGGTGACGTGAGTTACGGCAATGCGGATTTTTATTACAAAGGCGATATCACCAAATGGAAAAAATATGCCAATTCGCTCAAACTTAGATTAGGAATGCGGATAAGGTATGCGAACCCTTCCCTTGCACAGAAAACAGTAACAGAAGCGATGGGCCAGCCATTACTGGCCAGCAACAGTGATGATGCCGCCATCCCCACCTACAACAACGCAACCAACGCCAATGTACACCCGGTACTAAACCACTTTCTCGCAGGCAGCCCGGATCTTAAATATCTGGCTGA
It includes:
- a CDS encoding SusD/RagB family nutrient-binding outer membrane lipoprotein; protein product: MKNIIKSILLTGTVCLVQACTGDFEKINTPPTSVTTIDPGLILSKVQKDAAFSEGYEYPNNQYGSWIQHWAGGVLISSSRYIEQSDNGAWESHYTLLRNISQIRSSILKGKENDPTGRTKLAIAKIVEISVWQRLTDLFGDVPYSQTALGSDDVNTKPVFDSQESIYKSLITELDAAMSQLTAGDVSYGNADFYYKGDITKWKKYANSLKLRLGMRIRYANPSLAQKTVTEAMGQPLLASNSDDAAIPTYNNATNANVHPVLNHFLAGSPDLKYLADAFVTKLVTTGDPRLPRIAQPSVNSVKAGSPAYKGIGVALTDAILKTIIKDDYSTASTATFFNRDYSPAIPCIAMSYADISFYKAEAALEGWGATEADAEGFYQAGVKAALAQAPYNITTVPAAFEKELSFTGLTKEQKLEKIGTQKWIQLFGRSYEAFIEWRRMGYPTLKAGPFAGSTNGTIPRRTIYSSREALLNKDNYQQAVARLSNGDSYVSKIWWDKK